In the Perca fluviatilis unplaced genomic scaffold, GENO_Pfluv_1.0 PFLUV_unplaced_scaf_45, whole genome shotgun sequence genome, one interval contains:
- the LOC120555240 gene encoding uncharacterized protein LOC120555240, translated as MERWLAIRSQHSPPNDYVFFTAGKGPVKNMVRYMQTAWAEMGLEGRPNFIDIRTAVSAHTKNVHSKEVRKEMAVFMCHNVSTADKFYALNLSVGQCRAIRARFEEVAATPEEESSSALPSTSTSAMPSAAKRRREEKSDDSSTTCSDVVEYQESGSSSLEDDIDDVSEEEDVTCQIEENVIVRSRGGTGAEEEEKEEDEGHQEEQGVYTKEEAPYTQS; from the exons ATGGAGCGGTGGCTCGCCATCCGAAGCCAACATTCCCCACCAAACGATTACGTGTTTTTCACTGCGGGCAAGGGCCCAGTGAAAAACATGGTACGTTATATGCAGACGGCATGGGCAGAGATGGGCCTGGAGGGGAGGCCCAATTTTATCGACATACGGACGGCAGTGTCGGCACAT ACGAAAAACGTCCATTCAAAGGAGGTGCGGAAGGAGATGGCCGTTTTTATGTGCCACAATGTCTCCACGGCCGACAAATTTTATGCTCTAAATTTGAGCGTCGGTCAGTGTCGGGCAATACGCGCGCGCTTTGAGGAGGTGGCGGCAACACCCGAAGAGGAATCTTCCTCAGCCTTACCCTCGACCTCCACCTCTGCCATGCCCTCCGCTGCAAAACGGCGCCGGGAAGAAAAATCCGATGATAGCTCCACAACTTGCTCCGACGTGGTGGAGTATCAGGAGTCCGGCTCCTCGTCACTGGAGGATGATATCGACGATGTCAGTGAGGAGGAGGACGTCACCTGTCAGATTGAGGAAAACGTAA TAGTCCGATCAAGAGGAGGAACAGgggcagaagaagaagaaaaagaggaagatgaAGGCCACCAGGAGGAGCAAGGAGTCT ACACCAAAGAAGAAGCCCCATACACCCAAAGTTAA